TGCCGCCCGCGGCAGCCAGCTGGCAGAGCAGGTGAAGTAACCGGCGCACTTCATCCATGCCATGCATTAAAGGGGGCACGACGCAGGTCGTGCCCCTTTGTCTTGTATGAAGGGCATCCCGGCCCGCAGGCCGACTCTTGGCGGTTTTGACATTCCGGAGCTGGTATCCGGAACCTCCCGTGCGGAGGCTGAGCCGCGCAGCTTATTCACGGTGCTTGAGCCGTCCAGATAATCCGGAAGAGTCGAAACCATACCTTTTTGCGTCTGGTCTCGATACGCGCGGCTTCCGCCGCGCTACTCGACCACCGTAAGTGCGGAAGAGCGCAGGGGCAGAGAATCGGTTCGGAAGTGGTGCCGCTCCCCCTAGTGGCCTGTGGCTAGCGCCTCCTGTAGCAGGCGGAAGACCTGTCGCATGGCTTTTCCACGGTGGCTGATGGCGTTCTTGGTCTCCTGGGGCACCTGCGCGAGTGTGCAGCCGAGGTCGGGGACGTAGAAGATGGGATCATAGCCGAAGCCGCCGTCGCCGATGCTGCGGCGGGCGATGATACCGGAGCAAGTCTCCAGTGCCTCCAGGATCCGCCCGTCCGGAAAAGCAATGCACGCAGCGCAGACGAACCGGGCTCCCCGCTCTTCGTCAGGAGTGCGCCCCAGCATTCTCAGGATGGCCTCATTGCGCTCCTCCGGCGAGGCATCGTCGCCCAGGAACCGGTTGGACCGGACTCCCGGCTCGCCGCCCAGCGCGTCCACGCACAGGCCGGAATCGTCCGCCAGAGCCGGTTCGCCCGTGGCGCGCGCGACGTGGAGCGCCTTCTTCCGGGCGTTTTCCAGAAACGTCTCGCCGTCCTCTTCGGGAAGATCCACAGCCCGCTCCAACTCTCCAAGCGCGACGAGATGAACTCCGCTATCGCCCAGGATGTTGCGGATCTCATCCACCTTGTGCGGGTTGGATGTTGCCACGATCACGCGCATCGCAGCCGTCAGGATCCCTCCAGCGCTTTCTTCTGAATGGCCATCAACTGGCGTATGCCGCGCTCGCCCAGATCCAGCATCTTGAAGAGCCGGTCCTTGCCGAACGGAGCCGCTTCAGCCGTCCCCTGCACCTCCACGATCTTGCCATCTGCCGTCATGACCAGATTCAGATCCACCTGCGCCAGGCAGTCCTCCTCGTAGCAGAGATCCAGCAACTCCGTTCCCGAGACGATGCCCACGCTGACCGCCGCCAGATACTGCGTGACGGGCCGTCGCTCCAGCATCCGGTTCTCCACCATCCACCCGAAAGCGTCCCATAGCGCCACAAACGCGCCGGTGACGGACGCGGTGCGCGTCCCGCCGTCGGCCTGGATGACGTCACAGTCCAGCCAGATGGTGCGTTCGCCCATCGCTTCCAGGTCCACCACGGAGCGCAGCGCCCGGCCCACCAGACGCTGGATCTCGAACGTGCGCCCTCCGGGACCTCCGCGCGAAGCCTCGCGCTGATTCCTCTCCTTGCAGGAGCGAGGGATCATCCCGTATTCTGCCGTCACCCAGCCCGCCCCCTGTCCCTTGCGCCAGAGGGGTACGCGCTCCTCCACAGTAGCCGTGCAGACCACCCGGGTATCCCCCATCTCGATCAAACAAGAGCCTTCTGCGTGCTTGATGTAGTTGCGAGTGATCCTGCAGGGGCGAAGCTCGTCTGCGGCGCGGCCGTCCACTCTCGGCATCAGTTCAGACCTCCCCCGGTGCGGCGTCGCAAAGCGCGGCACCCGCTCCCGTCATCGTCAGGCGCAACCGTCCGCCTTCAGCCGTCCACTCGGCAAGCTCCAGAGCCGGAAGGGCCTTGCCCAGAAACCGGGATCCCACCGGCCGGAATGTGGCCGAAGGCGCGGAGAGGATGTAGCGCGAAGGGGTCTCCAAATCCAGCCCGTCTCCCGCATTTTGCAGGGCCTCCAGGGCGGCCTCTTCCGCCGGATCCACAAAGACGGTTTCCGGCGGAGCAAGCCTGCGCAGCACCGGGAGCAGAAAAGGATAGTGCGTACAGCCCAGAATGACCACCCGCGCTCCGCCGTCCAGAGCCCGTTCCAGATAAGCGGCAGCCGCACGCTCCACACGCGGTCCGTCCAGCTCCCCCGCCTCGATCAGCGGGACGAACTCCGGGCAGGCTACCTGCTCCACCCGGACGCCGGGAGCGATGGAGTGAACAGCGCGCTCGTAGCCGCCGCTCGCCACCGTGCCGGCAGTGGCCAGGACGGCGATGGCATCCGCCCCTTCCCGGACCGAAGCCCGCGCCCCGGCCTGTACCACCCCGGACACCGGAAGACCAGGATACACTCTGCGAGCCTCCTCCAGGGCGCACGCGCTGGACATGTTGCACGCCATCAGAACGGCTCCCGCTCCCTGAGAAGCGAGAAATCCCGTGATCTCCAGAGCGAAGGCGCGGACCTCCTCCAGCGGACGGTCTCCATACGGGACGTGAGCGGTGTCGGCGAAATAGATGATGCTGGCGGAGGGGCAGCGCTCCAACACGGCGCGCGCCACCGAAAGTCCCCCCAGCCCGGAGTCGAAAATGCCCAGACGCAGTCCGCTCAATTCTGCTCCACCAGCAGTCGGCGGTCGGGGACAAGGGGCACTGTCAGATCGGCGTGGCCCCCCAGCGTTTCCATCTCCTTGCCATCGCACAGAAAGCGGACGGACTTCACGCCGTCGAACTGCGCCGCCGTCATCACCAGGGCATTCAGTGCTCCCGCTTCCTCCATGCTGCCGCCACCATACTGCTGGATCTCCACGGAAAGGTCCACCACAGCCACCCCGTCCTTGTCCACGCGGAAATCCAGCACGCGCACACCCTCCGGGAACATCCGCTGGCCTGCGATGCGATAGTCCAGCAGAGCCTGCACGGTCTCCTTTGGACCGGGCCTGGCCGAGGTTACAGCGACGGATCGCCGCTCCAGGCGCATCTCATCGTTCACAAGCACGGGAACAAATATGGTAACACGCGCTTCGGCGGCGGGCTTCTCCGGCGCCGGAATGCCGCCGCCGGGCGTTTCGGGAGCCTGCTGCGGCCGTGGCGCTCCGCAGCCTCCGGCGACAGCGGCCGCCGCCAGGTACGCTAGAAGATGGAATCGGCGGTGAAGCATCATTGCTCGTTCCCCGCACCCTCATTCTGCGCCGGCGCTGGCTCTACCGGCTGCCGGGCGGGGGTCAGACCTCCGAGATAGGACACTATCCCATCAACGATGGCTTTCGCAACCGTCTTGAGGAAGGCCGGGTCCTTCAGCCTGGCGGCGTCGCCGGAATGGTTGATGTATCCCACCTCCACCAAAGCGGCGGGTACGCGAGAGTTTCGCAGGACGAACAGGCCCGTGCTGTACAACCGGGAATCCGAGCGGGCACCCCGCGGTTTCGTTCCAGCCTGCGCCACAATCTGATCGTGAATGGCCTCGGCCAAGGCCCGGGAGTCCGGATCCTGCATATGATAGTAGACTTCCGTCCCTGAGACGCTGTTCGGGCGGGTGTTGGAGTTATTGTGGATGCTGACGAACAGCGTGGTGTCATACCGGGAGATCATATCCGTCCGCGCCCGTAGGGGGAGTTCCACGTCCTTGTCGCGGGTCAGGACGATGTCCAGGCCGCGCTTCCTGCCCTCTTCCGCCGCCAGCCGCGCAATGGACAGGTTGACATCCTTCTCGTTGAGGCCGTTGCCGCGGGCGCCCGTGTCCCGCCCGCCGTGCCCAGGATCCAGGATGACGACCTTACGTTTCCAGTCCCCATCCGCTCCTTCCGGGATAGAAAGGTGCCAGATGATCTGATTCGGTCCCTCGCCTCCGGCCACGCGCGTGGCCACCACCCGACGGGTCTGTACAAGCAGCCGGAGTCTGGGGACCCCGGCGCGGAACTGCACCAGCCTGGCCGCGCTGAGAAGCCCGCCCTGCGGCCGGAACTCCGGAGCCTCGCCCTCCAGCAGGACGGATTCGAAGTCCAGCCAATGCTGCCCCGTGGCCGGGTCGCGGTTTTCCTGAGGCGCGACAGGGCCATCCGCCGTCACGATGAAGCGCACGCCGTCATCTGACTCCTCCAGGCGCACACTCCCCACTGTGCGGATCCCTTCCGGCACGGTGGCCACCTCCGCCGGACCAGACGCCACATCGGTGCCTGCGGCAGGCGCGGCCTCCGAGGATGAAAGGGCAATTACGACCTGCCGGGCCCGCGGGGCAGACTGGATGGTATAAGCAAGCCTGCCCGCTGTCTCCGCCGCCACGCGCACGGTGCGCGGGGCGAACTGCGACAGGCGAAGGGCCCGCACCGCGGCTTTCTCCGAACGAGTCTCGCCGCCTGGGCCTTCCAGAATGACCTCATTCAGGTCCACATAGACCCGCTCCGGACCCGTGAGGCGATGGACGCTATAGGTAACGGGAAGCGTGCACGAGATGAACAGCCGTCCTCCCGCGAAGCGCACGTCCGCCACACGGGCAAGGATGTCCAGCCTCCCGCCCGAGCGTCGGGGCACTCCGCCTGCCGCCTCGGCGAAAGCCGCGGCATCTGCATACGCGACGCCGTTCTCCAAACGACCGGGGATGGTTCCTCCGCCTCCAGCCACAGTGAAATCCTTGCCGGACGGCTGCAGGTCTGTCCCCGCCGCGCGGGCCAGCGCCTCGGCCGGGGCCCAGATCCGGCCACCCTCCAGAAAAGCCGTGCCGCCGACCTGCTGGCCGGTCACAAAAACCGTGGCTGGAACGCGAGCGGCAAGCGCGGACCCATCCGCCCACGCCGTCGCCAGCAGAGCGAACAGAACCGGCCAGATGCCCCTGTGCGGTTGAGTGTTTTTTCCGGGAAGCATATCTTTCGAGCCGCCTGCCACACCTTCCGGCCTGACGGCTGAAGGCGCTCTGGCTCCGTGGGCGTCGAAGGAGCGCCTGGCCAATGGCGCCGGTTCCCGGAGAGTCGCCGTCCCCGGCCGGCGCCCGCCCTCTGACGGGGCGCAAGATACAATACAATACACCCTGAGCGCGCTCGGCGCAAGTCTTTTCCGGTGCATTCTTCCAGGCATCCGGGCAGAAGCAGGCTGCCCTGATTATCGGCAGAGACGGCACCGAGACACCATCCGGCAGCACCTGAAAAGGGGGTTGCATCGGCTGTTCCTCATGCTCAAGGAACAATGCCGCGCTAGATGAGGTCTTCTAGATTAACTATCTGGTCCAGGTCCGGCTGGACAGGCCGAAGCCGAAAGGAGGGGGCGCCGTGATAGACCGGGACAACTCTACCTCTCTCGGACTGCTCTGGCTCCGTGTGCTCTGCGGGGCGGGCATCGCCATGCACGGCTATCAAAAGATCTTCGGTGGGAACATGCCCGGTTTCATTGAGTCGGTGGGCAAGATGGGCTTCCCGCTCCCGGAGCTGTTCGCCTGGCTTGCGGCAGGCTCGGAGTTCGTGGGAGGGCTGCTGCTGGTTCTGGGACTGGCCACGCGAGTGGCCGCTTTCTTTGTTTTCCTCACGATGACCGTCGCCGCCTTTGTGGCGCACGCCGGAGACCCCATCTCCACCAAGGAGCTGGCGCTGGCCTATTTCGCCATGTCCGCGTGTCTGGCATTGACCGGCGCGGGAAGCATCTCGCTGGACGCGCTCATCGCCGACCGGCCACCGAAAGCCGCCCGCACGCCGCCCGGCGCTAGCGGTTGAGAACGTTGAGGGCCTCTTTCAGCAGTACAGCGGCGCTGGTCTCCTGCGGGAACTTCTTGCGCGCCTCCTGAGCGGCCCTGCGCGCGTCGCTCCGGCTGTAGCCGAGCGCCACCAGCCCCTCCAGCACATCCGCCATGGCGTCCGGCTCCGTCGGCTGCTCCGCGGCTGCGGCGATGGCCAGCTCCTGCAGCTTCTCTCCCACCTCCAGCGCGATCCGCTGGGCAGTCTTCCGGCCGATGCCCGGGATGGTCTGCAGCCGCGCTCCGTCGTCTCGCGCGGCCGAGGCGATATCCCGCACGCTCATGGCGGAGAGCATCCCCATCGCCATCCGGGGACCCACCCCCGAGACACTGATGAGCGTTTCGAACAGCTGCTGCTCCAGCTCCGAGGAGAAACCGTACAGCTCTATGGCGTCCTCCCGGACGCTGGTGTAGATGAAAAGAGCCGCAGTCTCTCCCTCGCGCATGGCTGCGAGCGCAGGGGCGGGAGCCTGCACCCGATAACCCACGCCTCCCACCTCCAGAACGCAGTGGGACGCGCCGACCCGAAGCACGTTGCCTTTCAGATAAGCGATCATCCTGCCTCCGCACTCCCGCCGCGAGCCCTGTGTGAGAGCCCGCGCAATGGACTATAATCCAGACGCTGGCGATTCCCGCCGGGATCGGGACTTTATACACTCCAGAGCGAGACCATGGCTTACCCCCAGACGAGACTGCGCCGCCTCAGAGCAAACGAAAGCATCCGGAAGATGGTGCGGGAGACCGAACTTTCCGCCGCGGACTTCATCTATCCCCTGTTCGTGGCTCCCGGCCTTGACGTGAAAGTGGAAGTGCCCTCCATGCCGGGTGTCTACCGCTTTTCGGCGGATCTGCTGGCCGCGGAAGCCACGCGGGCCCGCGAAGCAGGCGTGCGCGCCGTTCTGCTGTTCGGGCTTCCTCCCTCCAAGGATGAGGAAGGCAGCGGCGCCTGGGCGCAGGATGGCGTGGTGCAAAGGGCGGTGCGGCTTCTGAAGTCCAGTGTGCCGGACCTGTTGGTCATCACGGACGTCTGCCTGTGTGAGTACACCAGCCATGGCCATTGCGGCATTATCCGCGACGGCGATGTGGACAACGACGCCACCCTGGAGATTCTGGCGCGAACGGCGGTCTCTCACGCAGAGGCCGGAGCAGACATTGTGGCCCCATCGGATATGATGGACGGCCGCGTGGGAGCCATCCGCGACGCGCTGGACGCCGCGGGATTCCAGAACACGGCCATCATGAGCTATGCGGCAAAATACGCCTCGGCCTTTTACGGGCCCTTCCGCGACGCCGCGGAGAGCGCTCCCCGCTTCGGTGACCGGCGCTCCTATCAGATGGATCCGGCCAACCGCCGCGAGGCCGCGCGCGAGATCCTGGCTGATGTGGACGAGGGGGCGGACATGATCATGGTGAAGCCGGCTTTGGCCTATCTGGACATCGTCAGCGACGCGCGTGCCATCACGGATGTGCCGGTGGCCGCCTACAATGTCAGCGGCGAATATGCCATGGTCAAGGCAGCGGCCGCGAACGGCTGGCTGGACGAGCGGCGGATGGTGCTGGAGATATTGACCGGCATCAAGCGGGCCGGAGCGGACCTCATTCTCACCTATCATGCGGTGGACGCAGCCTGCTGGCTGCAGGAAGACGCCTGACGCGGGGCTATCTCCGGGAGCGAGCCCACTCCAGCAAGGCATCCAGAGGCAGAGTGTTCAGCACGTCGGCGGCCGTCAGACCCGCCCGGCGGGCCGTCCCGATGCCGTAGGAAACTTTGGGCAGGTGCGTCGGATGGTGGCTGTCGGTGGACACCACGATCTTCACCCCGGCATCCGCGGCCTTGCGGGCGTTCTCGGCGCTGAGGTCCAGGCGTTCCGGATAGGAGTTGATCTCCAGCGCCTTTCCTGCGCGTGCGGCGGCTTCGATGAGGCCGTCCACGTCCAGGGAGTGAGGATCCCGCGAGCCGATGAGCCGACCGGACGGGTGCGCCTGCACGTGCACAAACGGCGACAGCAGCGCCCTGACAGCCCTCTGCGTCATCTCTTCCCGACCCAGGGCGAAATGCGAGTGGATGCTCGCCACCACCCAGTCCAGCGCCGCAAGGGATTCGTCCGGGAGGTCCAGAGAACCGTCCGGCCGGATGTCCACCTCCACACCCTTCAGCAGCCGGATGCCCGCCCCTGAGCGGTTGAACGCGTCAATCAACCGGCCCTGCTCGCTCAGCCGCTCCGGAGTGAGCCCGCGCGCCACCGTCAGCGCCTGAGAGTGGTCCGTGATGGCGAGATACTCATAGCCCAACTGTCGCGCAGCTTCGGCCATCTGCTCCAGAGTGCCGGAGCCGTCCGAGAAGACCGTATGCGCGTGGAGGTCGCCCTTCAGGTCCGAGGCCTGTATCAGCACAGGCACAGCTGCGTTCAGGGCGGCTTCCACCTCCCCTCTGCCTTCCCGGAGCTCCGGCGGCACAGGAGCCATCCCCAGCGCGGAGTAGAAAGAATCCTCGTCAGGGCAGGGGACAGACTCGCCGCGAGGATCCAGCAACGCAACCCCCTGGAAGCTGTATCCCCTGTCTTCAGCCAGCGCCTCCAGCCGGCGCAGGTGCGCCTCCGACCCCGTGGCCCGGATCAGCACGGCTCCCGCGTTCTCCGGCCGGCCCGCGAAGCATTCCGCCTCCTCGCCACCGCTCAACCTCACTGCGGCGCGCTCGGTGCCAGCCTCCAGCACCGCGCCTCCGGCCTCCCTCAGGAACGCCCGCAAAGCTTCTTGCGGATCTTCCGCCACAACGGCAACCGTCACGCGGGGAACCAGTTCGGCGAAGCGCCGCACTCCACCCGCCGCCGCGGACTTCAGCACACCCGGCAAGCCCTGCATCCGCGTTGCGAGCGCCTCCGCCAGAGGCAATGCTCGCGCGATGGGGATGCCGGAAGGCCTTGCCCGGAGCCGCTCGATGCTCTCAAGAATGCGCTGTTCGGCCTTCGCGCCCATCCGAGGAAGCTGCCGAACGCGGCCGGCCCGTGCGGCCTTTTCCAACGCCTCCAGGCTATCCACCCCCAGCCCTTCATAAAGGGCGCGGACCGTCCTTGCACCCACGCCCGGCAGTTCGAGCAGCTCCAGAATGGTCAGGGGGAACTGTTGCTTCAGACGCTCGTAGAGACCGCACGTGCCGGTCTCAAGGATCTCGAGGGTCTTCTTCTCGATAGCCTCGCCCACGCCGGGGATGCTCCTCAATTCCCCGCGGGCCGCCAGCTGCTCCAGGTCATCGGTGAGGGAGGCAAAGGTGTCTGCCGCGTTCCGGTAGGCGTTCACCTTGAAGGGGCTCTCGCCGCTGATCTCCATTAGCGCGGCGATGTTCTCGAAAACGCGGGCTGCCTGAAGGTTTTTCACGGAGAATGATCTCCGCCAGCCGGGCTCAGCGTCTGCGCGCGAACGGCCCCAGCGACTCCTCTTCGCGCGGGCATATCCCCCGGAGCGCGC
The sequence above is drawn from the Armatimonadota bacterium genome and encodes:
- a CDS encoding delta-aminolevulinic acid dehydratase; translated protein: MAYPQTRLRRLRANESIRKMVRETELSAADFIYPLFVAPGLDVKVEVPSMPGVYRFSADLLAAEATRAREAGVRAVLLFGLPPSKDEEGSGAWAQDGVVQRAVRLLKSSVPDLLVITDVCLCEYTSHGHCGIIRDGDVDNDATLEILARTAVSHAEAGADIVAPSDMMDGRVGAIRDALDAAGFQNTAIMSYAAKYASAFYGPFRDAAESAPRFGDRRSYQMDPANRREAAREILADVDEGADMIMVKPALAYLDIVSDARAITDVPVAAYNVSGEYAMVKAAAANGWLDERRMVLEILTGIKRAGADLILTYHAVDAACWLQEDA
- a CDS encoding DNA polymerase/3'-5' exonuclease PolX, encoding MKNLQAARVFENIAALMEISGESPFKVNAYRNAADTFASLTDDLEQLAARGELRSIPGVGEAIEKKTLEILETGTCGLYERLKQQFPLTILELLELPGVGARTVRALYEGLGVDSLEALEKAARAGRVRQLPRMGAKAEQRILESIERLRARPSGIPIARALPLAEALATRMQGLPGVLKSAAAGGVRRFAELVPRVTVAVVAEDPQEALRAFLREAGGAVLEAGTERAAVRLSGGEEAECFAGRPENAGAVLIRATGSEAHLRRLEALAEDRGYSFQGVALLDPRGESVPCPDEDSFYSALGMAPVPPELREGRGEVEAALNAAVPVLIQASDLKGDLHAHTVFSDGSGTLEQMAEAARQLGYEYLAITDHSQALTVARGLTPERLSEQGRLIDAFNRSGAGIRLLKGVEVDIRPDGSLDLPDESLAALDWVVASIHSHFALGREEMTQRAVRALLSPFVHVQAHPSGRLIGSRDPHSLDVDGLIEAAARAGKALEINSYPERLDLSAENARKAADAGVKIVVSTDSHHPTHLPKVSYGIGTARRAGLTAADVLNTLPLDALLEWARSRR
- a CDS encoding non-canonical purine NTP pyrophosphatase, translated to MRVIVATSNPHKVDEIRNILGDSGVHLVALGELERAVDLPEEDGETFLENARKKALHVARATGEPALADDSGLCVDALGGEPGVRSNRFLGDDASPEERNEAILRMLGRTPDEERGARFVCAACIAFPDGRILEALETCSGIIARRSIGDGGFGYDPIFYVPDLGCTLAQVPQETKNAISHRGKAMRQVFRLLQEALATGH
- the murI gene encoding glutamate racemase encodes the protein MSGLRLGIFDSGLGGLSVARAVLERCPSASIIYFADTAHVPYGDRPLEEVRAFALEITGFLASQGAGAVLMACNMSSACALEEARRVYPGLPVSGVVQAGARASVREGADAIAVLATAGTVASGGYERAVHSIAPGVRVEQVACPEFVPLIEAGELDGPRVERAAAAYLERALDGGARVVILGCTHYPFLLPVLRRLAPPETVFVDPAEEAALEALQNAGDGLDLETPSRYILSAPSATFRPVGSRFLGKALPALELAEWTAEGGRLRLTMTGAGAALCDAAPGEV
- the ruvA gene encoding Holliday junction ATP-dependent DNA helicase RuvA, which codes for MIAYLKGNVLRVGASHCVLEVGGVGYRVQAPAPALAAMREGETAALFIYTSVREDAIELYGFSSELEQQLFETLISVSGVGPRMAMGMLSAMSVRDIASAARDDGARLQTIPGIGRKTAQRIALEVGEKLQELAIAAAAEQPTEPDAMADVLEGLVALGYSRSDARRAAQEARKKFPQETSAAVLLKEALNVLNR
- a CDS encoding ribonuclease PH yields the protein MPRVDGRAADELRPCRITRNYIKHAEGSCLIEMGDTRVVCTATVEERVPLWRKGQGAGWVTAEYGMIPRSCKERNQREASRGGPGGRTFEIQRLVGRALRSVVDLEAMGERTIWLDCDVIQADGGTRTASVTGAFVALWDAFGWMVENRMLERRPVTQYLAAVSVGIVSGTELLDLCYEEDCLAQVDLNLVMTADGKIVEVQGTAEAAPFGKDRLFKMLDLGERGIRQLMAIQKKALEGS